The Akkermansia muciniphila genome contains a region encoding:
- a CDS encoding MFS transporter has product MPSKKEWRGFYSLILIQAQNAFNEKAAQFLLIPLGVWLAANSAVYGPDSWVNSLQYILACIFVLPYILFSPFVGWLADCFCKARIIQFMSFLQILVLGAMFLCYKYENIEMAVFWFCVFSVQATILSPAKKGVVKDMVGSRQLGYASGLMEMSLILSMLAAQIGIFVWFDILQVSSNDGWEAAAFPTLILTCIAVPVAIAALSLPRYPANQTRKFEWKLFYEHFVQLKYLWSQRDLRLSEIGVSYFWFLAGALMLISLQIAQEHPIDGTGFSMSAAILMAWLSGGTVVGGVIASIICRKKIELGLIPLGAIGFTIGCIFMSFFAPGSLPSNIGFGITGAFAAAYLVPLNAHLQDNCDPSNRSTVIAAGNLMDCLMGLVAVGVQLMLRNIFSIQNQFWVLAALGAGITIVAFRLIPREFIRMMGLWIMRIVYRSRIIHQDRIPEDGGAIIVSNHVTYGDALFLSLICPRPIRFIVAEEFVAIRWLGWILELFNCLPISSRNPREALSKAIQALKAGEVICIFPEGQLTRTGTLCAARKGLEMLAKKSSCPIVPIYMDELWGSIFSYSGNRFFSKAPLRIPYRFTAAIGEPIAPEAVNPRIVINTLRELSSTCLEIAASIGRDTILNHLERIAHKPLVIAKNARLTGYEIAECLMNDTVDAEHPELRKWLANLLDSSRSQSRLCDFWMNAQQLERVNSLQPRELLLTSVGHDEVHETVASVLWPILTSTPVYLIGDTDHSMPEGIKQVAGSDFLRRRLYGLVPETRTPFYDFSGSGDLVLPNIGWRPCFATDRGIILAMSMKRSVFKLDDGTVQLGMRARTRGRLLPGFYLKPPLSNVIAGATLPTPYSLPPNLYLDESGFLAELQSSNHEQ; this is encoded by the coding sequence ATGCCCTCAAAAAAAGAATGGAGGGGGTTTTATTCCCTGATTCTCATTCAAGCCCAGAACGCCTTTAATGAAAAAGCCGCCCAGTTCCTGCTGATTCCGCTGGGCGTCTGGCTGGCCGCCAACAGCGCCGTGTACGGACCGGATTCCTGGGTCAACTCCCTCCAGTACATTCTGGCCTGCATCTTCGTACTCCCCTATATCCTGTTCTCCCCCTTCGTCGGCTGGCTGGCGGACTGCTTCTGCAAGGCACGCATCATCCAGTTCATGTCCTTCCTCCAGATCCTGGTGCTGGGGGCCATGTTCCTGTGCTACAAGTATGAGAATATTGAAATGGCCGTTTTCTGGTTCTGCGTCTTTTCCGTCCAGGCAACCATCCTGAGCCCGGCAAAAAAGGGGGTGGTCAAGGACATGGTGGGCTCCCGGCAATTGGGCTATGCCTCCGGCCTGATGGAAATGAGCCTGATCCTGTCCATGCTGGCGGCCCAGATCGGCATTTTCGTCTGGTTTGACATCCTGCAAGTCTCCTCCAATGACGGCTGGGAAGCGGCCGCCTTCCCCACGCTCATCCTCACCTGCATCGCCGTTCCGGTAGCCATCGCGGCCCTGTCCCTCCCCCGGTATCCGGCCAACCAGACCCGGAAATTCGAATGGAAGCTATTTTACGAGCACTTCGTGCAGCTCAAGTACCTGTGGAGCCAGCGCGACCTGCGGCTGAGTGAAATAGGCGTCTCCTACTTCTGGTTCCTGGCCGGAGCCCTGATGCTGATCTCCCTGCAAATCGCCCAGGAGCATCCGATTGACGGCACAGGCTTCAGCATGTCCGCGGCCATCCTCATGGCGTGGCTCAGCGGCGGCACCGTGGTGGGCGGCGTGATCGCCTCCATCATCTGCCGCAAGAAAATTGAACTGGGGCTCATCCCCCTGGGCGCCATCGGGTTCACGATCGGCTGCATTTTCATGTCCTTCTTCGCTCCCGGCTCCCTGCCCAGCAACATCGGCTTCGGCATCACGGGGGCCTTTGCCGCCGCATACCTGGTGCCGCTGAACGCCCACCTTCAGGATAATTGCGACCCATCCAACCGCAGCACGGTGATTGCCGCAGGCAACCTGATGGACTGCCTGATGGGCCTGGTGGCCGTCGGCGTCCAGCTCATGCTGAGGAACATCTTCTCCATCCAGAACCAGTTCTGGGTGCTGGCGGCCCTGGGCGCGGGCATCACGATTGTGGCGTTCCGCCTCATTCCCCGTGAATTCATCCGCATGATGGGCCTGTGGATCATGCGCATCGTGTACCGCTCCCGCATCATCCACCAGGACCGCATCCCGGAGGACGGGGGAGCCATCATCGTTTCCAACCACGTCACTTACGGGGACGCGCTCTTCCTTTCCCTCATCTGCCCGCGCCCCATCCGCTTCATCGTGGCGGAGGAGTTCGTAGCCATCCGCTGGCTCGGCTGGATTCTGGAACTCTTCAACTGCCTCCCCATTTCCTCCCGGAACCCCCGTGAAGCGCTGTCCAAGGCCATCCAGGCCCTCAAGGCCGGGGAAGTGATCTGCATCTTCCCGGAAGGCCAGCTCACCCGCACGGGCACCCTCTGCGCGGCGCGCAAGGGCCTGGAAATGCTGGCCAAAAAATCAAGCTGCCCCATCGTCCCCATTTACATGGACGAGCTGTGGGGGAGCATCTTCTCCTACTCCGGCAACCGCTTTTTCTCCAAGGCCCCCCTCCGCATTCCCTACCGCTTCACCGCGGCCATCGGAGAACCCATTGCGCCTGAAGCCGTCAACCCCCGCATCGTCATCAACACCCTGCGGGAACTTTCCTCCACCTGCCTGGAAATTGCCGCCAGCATCGGCCGGGATACCATCCTGAACCATCTGGAACGCATCGCCCACAAGCCGCTGGTCATCGCTAAAAACGCACGGCTCACCGGGTATGAAATTGCGGAATGCCTGATGAACGACACCGTGGACGCGGAACATCCGGAACTCAGGAAATGGCTGGCCAACCTGCTGGACAGCTCCCGCTCCCAGAGCCGCCTGTGCGATTTCTGGATGAACGCCCAGCAGCTTGAACGCGTGAACTCCCTCCAGCCCCGTGAACTGCTGCTGACCAGCGTGGGGCATGACGAGGTGCATGAGACGGTGGCTTCCGTTCTGTGGCCCATCCTCACCAGCACCCCCGTGTACCTCATTGGAGACACGGACCACAGCATGCCGGAAGGCATCAAGCAGGTGGCGGGCTCCGACTTCCTGCGCCGCAGGCTGTACGGCCTGGTGCCGGAGACGCGGACGCCGTTTTATGATTTCAGCGGCTCCGGGGACCTGGTGCTTCCCAACATCGGGTGGCGCCCCTGCTTCGCCACGGACCGCGGCATCATCCTGGCCATGTCCATGAAGAGAAGCGTCTTCAAGCTGGATGACGGCACCGTGCAGCTCGGCATGAGGGCCAGAACCAGAGGACGCCTGCTGCCCGGCTTCTACCTGAAGCCCCCCCTGTCCAACGTCATCGCCGGGGCAACGCTCCCCACCCCTTATTCCCTGCCGCCCAACCTGTATCTGGATGAATCCGGATTCCTGGCGGAACTCCAATCCTCCAACCATGAGCAATAG
- a CDS encoding thioredoxin family protein, translating to MRTFLKAAAVSLGIFAGVCSTGAAQDFGAMGFGGAGDSGSPQASGTSKATVTSYGEAPFVIVAELALPDHWHVYYRNPGTVGLPMEAALKPVPGFRVEGPFWQVPELGKGIVDFYGYSGTAKMAFRVTPEKDAPAEATFTTTMTWQMCAEQCASPETKDFSVTLKRGDGQAAPDADGLTGGLVGLSTPAWAEGLKARISQEGKTVTLHLRTNGQPLPEDSVYFFCNEGEINPTTPQTFKKLDDSNYELSMQYNDTTDGLYPNNLPDAGKGKPLAVLSGILRAGKEGVNITADTRPFSEGAQAAMTGMETPAASSGPVPAPPLMGLGEIMFFMFIGGIILNVMPCVFPVIGLKIMSFVQLGGGERRKVLAHSLTFVLGILISFWVITAILIALKANMFDWSAPAGPGIFSSDFWLGHGAEGVVNWAFWFENPWVNFCLLGLMLAMGLSMFGVFEIGVKATTMGNDLQHQKGYAGSFWSGALATVISTPCSAPFLGQAIGAAMLQPPLGIVLCLTMMGLGMSLPYIILGAFPVLTKYLPKPGAWMESFKQSMSFLMFGTAAYFLWIYIAFFDADNHPQDILFLFFGLVLFSMAFWVYGRWCPMYRSRKSRITGGVFSVIFLLAGLYYMLPPEGAAWFGRGGEAGAADSSAATAPAHQAEGSVWTPWSPEAMQAALDEGKPVYVDFTARWCSTCQVNKASYTDEVLAAFKKYGIVMMKADKTRTNPAIDQELKNLGRTAVPVNALYLPGKKPIVTRELLSPSYLLEFLETEMNR from the coding sequence ATGAGAACCTTTTTGAAAGCCGCGGCCGTTTCCCTGGGTATTTTTGCCGGGGTTTGCAGTACGGGAGCGGCACAGGACTTCGGGGCCATGGGCTTTGGCGGCGCGGGAGATTCCGGGTCCCCCCAGGCTTCCGGAACTTCCAAGGCTACCGTCACGTCCTATGGTGAAGCTCCCTTCGTCATCGTGGCGGAACTGGCGCTGCCGGACCACTGGCACGTTTATTACAGGAATCCGGGAACCGTAGGCCTTCCCATGGAAGCGGCGCTTAAACCTGTGCCCGGTTTCCGGGTGGAGGGCCCCTTCTGGCAAGTCCCGGAACTGGGAAAAGGGATCGTGGATTTTTACGGTTACAGCGGAACGGCAAAAATGGCCTTCCGCGTGACTCCGGAGAAGGACGCCCCTGCGGAGGCCACCTTCACCACCACCATGACGTGGCAAATGTGCGCGGAACAGTGCGCCTCTCCGGAAACGAAAGACTTCAGCGTTACGCTGAAACGCGGAGACGGCCAGGCTGCTCCCGATGCGGACGGGCTGACGGGCGGCCTCGTGGGGCTTTCCACTCCCGCCTGGGCGGAAGGGCTGAAAGCCCGCATTTCCCAGGAAGGGAAGACCGTCACCCTGCACCTCAGGACAAACGGACAGCCGCTCCCGGAAGATTCCGTCTACTTTTTCTGCAACGAAGGGGAAATCAACCCCACCACGCCCCAGACCTTCAAGAAGCTGGACGACTCCAATTACGAGCTGTCCATGCAGTACAATGATACCACGGATGGCTTGTACCCCAACAACCTGCCGGACGCAGGCAAGGGAAAGCCGCTGGCCGTCCTCTCCGGCATCCTGCGCGCCGGAAAGGAAGGCGTCAATATCACGGCGGACACCCGCCCCTTTTCCGAGGGGGCACAGGCGGCAATGACAGGAATGGAAACGCCCGCCGCATCTTCCGGCCCCGTTCCCGCGCCGCCGCTGATGGGGCTGGGGGAAATCATGTTTTTCATGTTTATCGGCGGCATTATCCTGAACGTGATGCCGTGCGTCTTCCCGGTGATAGGCCTCAAGATCATGAGCTTCGTCCAGCTGGGCGGGGGCGAACGGAGGAAAGTGCTGGCCCACTCCCTGACCTTCGTGCTGGGCATCCTGATCTCCTTCTGGGTCATCACGGCCATCCTGATTGCCCTGAAAGCGAACATGTTTGACTGGAGCGCGCCCGCGGGACCCGGCATTTTCAGCAGTGACTTCTGGCTGGGCCACGGCGCGGAAGGCGTGGTGAACTGGGCCTTCTGGTTTGAAAACCCCTGGGTGAACTTCTGCCTGCTGGGCCTGATGCTCGCCATGGGGCTGAGCATGTTCGGCGTCTTTGAAATAGGCGTGAAGGCCACCACCATGGGCAACGACCTCCAGCACCAGAAGGGCTATGCCGGCTCCTTCTGGTCCGGCGCCCTGGCTACGGTCATTTCCACCCCGTGCAGCGCTCCGTTCCTGGGGCAGGCCATCGGCGCGGCCATGCTCCAGCCGCCGCTGGGCATCGTGCTCTGCCTGACCATGATGGGCCTGGGGATGTCCCTGCCCTACATCATTCTGGGCGCCTTCCCCGTCCTGACCAAATACCTGCCCAAACCGGGAGCGTGGATGGAATCCTTCAAGCAGTCCATGTCCTTCCTGATGTTCGGCACCGCCGCCTATTTCCTGTGGATTTACATTGCGTTCTTTGACGCGGACAACCATCCGCAGGACATCCTGTTCCTGTTCTTCGGCCTGGTGCTGTTCTCCATGGCCTTCTGGGTGTACGGCAGATGGTGCCCCATGTACCGCAGCCGGAAATCCCGCATCACGGGGGGCGTCTTCTCCGTGATTTTCCTGCTGGCCGGCCTGTACTACATGCTTCCTCCGGAAGGAGCCGCCTGGTTCGGCCGCGGAGGGGAAGCCGGAGCGGCGGATTCCTCCGCAGCTACAGCTCCCGCCCATCAGGCGGAAGGGAGCGTGTGGACCCCGTGGAGCCCGGAAGCCATGCAGGCGGCCCTGGACGAAGGAAAGCCCGTTTATGTGGACTTCACGGCCCGGTGGTGCTCCACCTGCCAGGTGAACAAGGCGTCCTACACGGATGAAGTGCTGGCCGCCTTCAAGAAATACGGCATCGTCATGATGAAGGCGGACAAGACCCGCACGAACCCGGCCATTGACCAGGAGCTCAAAAACCTGGGCCGCACGGCGGTTCCCGTGAACGCCCTGTATCTGCCGGGCAAAAAGCCCATCGTCACCCGGGAGCTCCTGTCCCCGTCCTACCTGCTGGAATTCCTGGAAACGGAAATGAACCGCTGA
- a CDS encoding deoxycytidylate deaminase, whose amino-acid sequence MSNSTSPSRLPIPQYVMTLAHAAALRSEDPYRKVGAAALDADNRVIGTAYNGLYPGFKAQDTFWASRDERQKYMLHAEINLCSLFRRGEARVVACTTMPCTSCMQALCAHGVKTIYYCEPYEKSEAPAIASLYGVELIQVTDYPLSRHFPLVLDC is encoded by the coding sequence ATGAGCAATAGCACCTCTCCCTCCCGCCTCCCCATCCCGCAGTATGTAATGACGCTGGCGCATGCGGCCGCGCTGCGCTCGGAAGACCCGTACCGCAAGGTGGGGGCCGCCGCCCTGGACGCGGACAACCGCGTGATCGGCACCGCCTACAACGGCCTGTATCCCGGATTCAAGGCGCAGGACACCTTCTGGGCCAGCCGGGATGAACGCCAGAAGTACATGCTGCACGCGGAGATCAACCTGTGCAGCCTGTTCCGGAGGGGGGAAGCCAGGGTGGTGGCATGCACCACGATGCCCTGCACCTCATGCATGCAGGCCCTGTGCGCCCACGGCGTGAAAACCATCTATTACTGTGAGCCGTATGAAAAATCAGAGGCTCCCGCCATTGCCAGCCTTTACGGCGTGGAACTGATCCAGGTCACGGATTACCCGCTCAGCCGGCACTTCCCCCTTGTTCTGGACTGTTGA
- a CDS encoding OsmC family protein encodes MVKTKTTYEGGLRCSMVHEPSGATFSTDAPVDNNGKGESFSPTDLVGAALAGCMSTIMGIVAARKGLKLEGMTVEVGKHMNAEPRRIGKLEVVITVPLPADHPDRKMLEQAALSCPVKHSLHPDIEIPITWNWVG; translated from the coding sequence ATGGTAAAAACTAAAACGACGTACGAGGGCGGCCTCCGCTGCTCCATGGTTCACGAACCTTCCGGGGCCACGTTCTCCACGGATGCCCCCGTGGATAACAATGGCAAGGGGGAATCCTTCTCCCCCACGGACCTTGTGGGCGCGGCCCTGGCAGGCTGCATGAGCACGATCATGGGCATCGTGGCCGCACGCAAGGGCCTTAAGCTGGAAGGCATGACAGTGGAAGTGGGCAAGCACATGAACGCGGAACCCCGCCGCATCGGAAAGCTGGAAGTAGTGATCACCGTGCCCCTTCCTGCGGATCATCCGGACAGGAAGATGCTGGAGCAGGCCGCGCTGAGCTGCCCCGTGAAGCACAGCCTGCATCCCGACATTGAAATCCCCATCACCTGGAACTGGGTTGGTTGA